In the Brassica napus cultivar Da-Ae chromosome A7, Da-Ae, whole genome shotgun sequence genome, one interval contains:
- the LOC106358269 gene encoding protein RCC2-like yields MAATNSTLEKKDESSEEKGGELLFCGATSWDIVGRRKGVEGNLLSPTRLRPLLGVNIRFVASGCASCHCVALDVEGRCYTWGRNEKGQLGHGDMIQRDRPTVVSGLSKYKIVKAGAGRNHTVVVSEEGRSFAFGWNKHGQLGLGTAKNGFVSVEVESSPVPCVVSDEVTSIACGADFTVWLSSTEGASILTAGLPQYGQLGHGTDNEFNMKDGSVKLAYEAQPRPKAIASLAGETIVKVACGANHTVAVDKNGFVYTWGFGGYGRLGHREQKDEWSPRRIDVFQRNNVLPPNAIVSAGSANSACTAGGGQLYMWGKIKNNGDDWMYPKPMMDLSGWNLRWMDSGSMHHFVGADSSCISWGHAQYGELGYGPHGQKSSAAPKKVDILEGMHVMGVACGFCHSMVIVDRTEDIADRLEQLEIYDGKGSLEETVEQPKEETVATTTKQQVPAKRGRKRKAAKASSDSEQDSGEENSDKEKEAKGSDSDYSEDGEEEANGKKQTTRGRGRGRGGRGRGGRTGNGKASPVKTGRGRGRPRKS; encoded by the exons ATGGCAGCGACGAATTCAACCTTGGAGAAGAAGGATGAGAGCTCGGAGGAGAAGGGCGGTGAGCTTTTGTTCTGCGGCGCTACTTCCTGGGACATCGTTGGAAGACGCAAAGGTGTCGAAGGCAACTTGCTCTCTCCCACTCGCTTAAGGCCTCTCCTCGGCGTCAACATTCGATTCGTCGCATCTGGTTGCG CGTCGTGTCATTGTGTGGCGTTGGATGTTGAAGGTCGTTGCTACACCTGGGGACGCAATGAG AAAGGGCAGTTAGGTCATGGTGATATGATCCAACGTGACAGGCCAACGGTTGTGTCTGGACTCTCCAA GTACAAGATTGTGAAGGCCGGAGCAGGGAGGAACCATACGGTTGTTGTTAGCGAGGAAGGCAGGTCGTTTGCTTTTGGATGGAATAAGCATGGGCAGTTGGGTTTAGGCACCGCCAAAAACG GGTTTGTGTCTGTAGAAGTTGAATCGTCGCCTGTTCCATGTGTTGTCTCTGATGAGGTCACGAGCATTGCTTGTGGGGCTGACTTCACTGTGTGGTTATCTTCTACTGAAGGAGCCTCTATACT gACCGCTGGACTCCCACAATATGGTCAACTTGGTCATGGAACTGATAACGAG TTCAATATGAAGGATGGCTCAGTTAAACTCGCCTACGAAGCTCAGCCACGTCCTAAAGCCATAGCCTCTCTTGCCGGGGAAACGATTGTCAAAGTTGCATGTGGAGCGAATCATACAG TCGCTGTCGATAAGAATGGGTTTGTTTACAC ATGGGGCTTTGGTGGATATGGAAG GCTTGGACATAGGGAACAGAAAGATGAATGGTCTCCTCGCCGCATTGATGTGTTTCAGAGGAATAATGTTTTGCCTCCTAATGCCATTGTTTCAGCTGGCTCTGCAAACTCTGCTTGTACTGCGG GGGGAGGACAGTTATATATGTGGGGAAAGATCAAGAACAATGGTGATGATTGGATGTACCCTAAACCTATGATGGATCTAAG TGGTTGGAACTTGCGTTGGATGGATTCAGGAAGCATGCATCATTTTGTTGGTGCGGATAGTTCTTGCATAAGCTGGGGTCATGCTCAGTATGGTGAACTTGGTTATGGTCCCCACGGTCAAAA ATCCTCTGCGGCGCCTAAGAAGGTGGATATACTCGAGGGAATGCATGTAATGGG TGTGGCATGCGGGTTTTGCCATTCTATGGTCATAGTTGACAGAACAGAAGATATCGCTGATCGTCTTGAGCAG CTCGAGATATACGACGGGAAAGGATCATTAGAAG AGACTGTTGAACAACCCAAAGAAGAAACTGTGGCAACTACAACAAAGCAACAAGTACCTGCCAAAAGAGGTAGAAAGAGGAAAGCAGCAAAGGCTTCGTCTGACTCTGAACAAGACAGTGGCGAAGAAAACAGCGACAAGGAGAAGGAAGCTAAAGGCAGTGACAGTGACTATagtgaagatggagaagaagaagccaatgGCAAGAAACAGACCACTCGTGGCAGAGGACGTGGCCGTGGAGGACGTGGTCGCGGCGGACGCACCGGTAATGGAAAAGCTTCGCCGGTGAAGACCGGTCGGGGAAGAGGAAGACCACGCAAGTCTTAG
- the LOC125576140 gene encoding glutathione S-transferase T3-like, which produces MDFNPFSESANFVDLLTSQQNVASQAPFLGSGGSGANTEAIRKERRAWTPTDDVVLISLWLNTSKDPIVGNEQRSSAFWKRIAEYYNASPKLAGCEKREAAHCKNRWHKINDVVCKFCGAYEAANKERSSGQNETDVLKRAHEIFFTNHNKKFTLEYAWKELRNDQKWSELSASKKRKCEDSEHSATEGSIRPEGVKAAKARGKKTMEGGKDLDASFETMWIIKQQDLKMKERVSKMRLLERLLAKEEPLADYEEALKKQLSIELMSN; this is translated from the coding sequence ATGGACTTTAATCCATTTAGCGAGTCTGCTAACTTTGTTGACTTACTTACCAGTCAACAAAATGTTGCATCGCAAGCTCCCTTCTTAGGCAGTGGTGGCAGTGGTGCAAACACTGAAGCCATCCGTAAAGAAAGAAGAGCGTGGACCCCAACCGACGATGTAGTACTCATCAGCTTGTGGCTGAACACGAGCAAAGACCCTATCGTTGGGAACGAGCAAAGGTCTTCAGCATTCTGGAAAAGAATTGCTGAGTATTACAATGCTAGTCCGAAGCTTGCTGGGTGTGAGAAGAGAGAGGCAGCTCACTGTAAGAATCGCTGGCACAAGATTAATGACGTAGTTTGCAAGTTTTGTGGAGCATATGAAGCTGCAAACAAAGAGAGATCGAGTGGGCAAAATGAGACTGATGTCCTCAAGCGAGCCCATGAGATCTTCTTCACAAACCATAACAAAAAGTTCACCCTTGAGTATGCTTGGAAAGAGTTGCGTAATGACCAGAAGTGGAGTGAGCTGTCTGCGTCAAAAAAGAGGAAGTGTGAGGACAGTGAACATTCAGCAACTGAAGGAAGTATTCGTCCCGAGGGTGTTAAGGCTGCAAAAGCCCGTGGTAAGAAGACGATGGAGGGGGGAAAGGATCTGGACGCGTCGTTTGAGACTATGTGGATCATCAAGCAGCAGGATCTTAAGATGAAAGAAAGGGTGTCGAAGATGAGGCTTCTTGAGCGTCTCCTTGCAAAAGAAGAACCCCTTGCTGATTATGAAGAAGCTCTGAAGAAGCAGCTCAGTATTGAGTTGATGTCTAATTAG